Proteins encoded together in one Labeo rohita strain BAU-BD-2019 chromosome 21, IGBB_LRoh.1.0, whole genome shotgun sequence window:
- the rx3 gene encoding retinal homeobox protein Rx3, whose protein sequence is MRLVGSQSQDMEERLSPSARLVRSPGSQTRIHSIESILGFKGENIFHPAFSYGSGKQGKDAEHLSSPKKDSSNSKNFEGVCRSAVMVSPDLPDADGGKLSDDENPKKKHRRNRTTFTTFQLHELERAFEKSHYPDVYSREELALKVNLPEVRVQVWFQNRRAKWRRQEKLEVSSIKLQESSMLSIPRSGPLSLGSGLPLEPWLTGPITSSSSPLQSLPSFITPQQGVPASYTPPQFLSSSTLNHPLPHIGAVCPPPPAYQCSGFMDKFSLEEADPRNTSIASLRMKAKEHIQSIGKTW, encoded by the exons ATGAGGCTTGTTGGATCTCAGTCCCAAGATATGGAAGAGCGTCTCTCCCCATCTGCGCGCTTGGTTCGCAGTCCTGGATCCCAAACGAGGATCCACAGCATTGAATCCATTTTGGGATTTAAAGGAGAGAATATCTTCCACCCGGCGTTTTCTTATGGATCCGGGAAGCAGGGCAAAGACGCTGAGCATTTGTCTTCCCCCAAAAAGGACTCCAGTAATTCCAAAAACTTTGAAG gTGTCTGTAGATCTGCCGTCATGGTCAGTCCGGATCTACCGGATGCGGATGGTGGTAAATTATCGGACGATGAAAATCCCAAGAAAAAGCACCGGCGAAACCGGACCACGTTCACCACCTTCCAGTTGCACGAACTCGAGAGAGCATTTGAGAAGTCGCATTATCCTGACGTGTACAGCAGAGAGGAGCTGGCGCTCAAGGTCAACCTGCCGGAGGTTCGAGTGCAG GTGTGGTTCCAAAACCGCCGTGCGAAGTGGCGACGTCAAGAGAAGTTGGAGGTGAGCTCCATCAAGCTGCAGGAGTCCTCCATGCTGTCCATCCCCAGATCGGGTCCACTGTCTCTGGGTAGCGGCCTGCCGTTAGAGCCCTGGCTAACCGGACCGATCACCTCCTCCAGCTCTCCCCTGCAGTCCCTGCCCAGTTTCATCACCCCTCAGCAAGGAGTCCCAGCCAGCTACACCCCTCCGCAGTTCCTCAGCTCATCCACGCTCAACCACCCTCTGCCCCATATAGGGGCGGTTTGCCCTCCTCCACCAGCGTATCAGTGCTCAGGCTTTATGGATAAATTTTCACTAGAAGAGGCAGACCCACGAAACACAAGTATCGCCTCGCTAAGAATGAAAGCGAAGGAACACATCCAGTCTATAGGGAAGACGTGGTAG